The genomic interval ATCCATAAAACTCTCTTATGTTTGCCCACCTCAGTAAATATTCAAACCACCCGTCCTTATTCAAACAGTTTTACACTCGAACATTGCATAAAGAAGTTGAACCCAGATCAGAGTCAGTGTGACTCTTAACAAAAAGTTGTTCATATTCTATTCATGGCAACTATACAACTGCTTAGCTTTTGAACTGATGCCTTTTCGATACCTTTAAATAATTGCTTTAGTACTTGAAACATTTAATGACAAATGCATTCCGCATGAATGGTTTGTAGTAAAGTTAATGCTGCAATGTAGGAAGTCGCCCAGAAACTTAACCCGGTCTAGCCATGTTAAGactgcattttttatttatggcaTGGTGGTTGCTATCCAACCTGATCTCCTGCTTAGTAtcttaaaaaacataattttattcttaaaaaatgagAGCTATGGGATGGAATGGAACCGAGTGATGGGCCTGAAAAGATCTGGGTCCCAAGTTTCACACAAGGTATAACTTGACCATGATTCTTAATGCTGGCTTCTGCCTAAATTACATATGAAGATACTTCGGGCGATACTTGTTCATGAGTTGCATTTTAGCACCCGCATTTTACATGTCAGATTCAGTTCTCATGacccccatttttttttttttgtgcacaGCTCCAAGGGCCGTAGAGAAGTGCAGGAACAGGAACTAACTAGCTCTGGACATGATTAATCCTATCCTTCCAGCAGCCCACCAGAAGATGAGAAGGTAAAGAAGCAAATCAAGCAGATTTTAGTTGGAGGATGAGTCAATGAAGAATGGTAGGTTGTTGGACTGGGTAGGAGATCTTGCCTTGGCTGCTTTTACTATGTTACcttatttatgtttttcttcgCCATGGAATTAATATTCTTGTGGGCAATTTCAAATTTGTTATATTTGTAGGACTCCCAAGACGTTATGTATGTGGGAGTACGTTTGTTGTTCTTCTATCTGTGCAAGTCCTGTTCCGGTACAGAATGCTTAGTATGTAAAGTGCGTTGGTCTGTGAACTCTACTCTGTTATGTATGCGTGTATGATCAAAGACCTCCAAGTTTTCTTTCGGCCTGACTTCCTTTTCAAGTTGTTTGCGCCTGTGTATGATCATGATTCCCTTAAGTTATAAGAACTTGGGGTCAATAGGAGAAATAGACACACGAAATAGGCCTGATAGCATTTATTGGGCATTTAATACTCTCCTAGTTgagttacttaaaaaaaaaaaaactctcctagttgagttattgataaaaacaaaaaatactctCCTAGTTGAGTCTCAAGTTTAGacaagaatttgagaaatttttgttCATGTTAGGGGTGGGCGACTGGTGGCTGGCCACCACATCCGGCCCCTCCGCCCCCACATGGGGCAATCGGGGGCATCTGCCCACACATCGTTGGCATGTGAAAGGACCCCTAAACGGTTTTGGGAGTTGGGGGTCGGGGTTGGGTTGGGCCCAAAAGGTTTCTCGCATTTGCCCAgcctaaataaatatatatattaaaaaaataataataaaactatgTTTAAACATATGTAATTATTGTCGTCATCCCGTTCAGTTGTtgtaatctctctctccctctcgtcGTTGCCTCCAGCCTTAGTATCTCTTTCTTTGTGGAAGCGCTCTTACTCTCTGATATTTATCGTGGCTCGTGGGTGGGTGGTGGTGGACGGCCATGGGGTCAATCCGCCCTCGGCATTCAAATGGGGGCACCCGCCCACGGGGTCGGGGCAGGGCCAGTGGTGACCCGTTTGGGGGTGCGGGTAGCAGCCTATTTCACGTATATGCATAACAGACAATTAACATACATTTGGCATTGACATGCGTGCGATATATTATATTGAATTAAAGTCTCAAACTTTCACAATTGAAAAAGGGTTTGTGTAGTCTGTTCTTAAACAAAATGAGAAACTGCCAGCCCTTTGGATATGGTTGTCGGAGAAAACACGAGGCATGCATGTGCTGCTCTGCTCCCTGGTTGCATTATTGATGTCATTGCTCAGTATTTAAGTTATTAGTGCAGTCGGTTGTAGGAAGGGGGCCATACATAGCCAGAACCATTGATCTTGAATTGATTGAGGTACGACATTGTCCTGCGGTCTATATATGCAAGGTAATTGTCAGTAACTTAAGGTAAAATGGCATAAACGAGGTTGATGTTTGTCCACCAATCGAGGAATTTTAAACAGCGTTGCCACTGTAGGGTGTAAAAACTTACAAGTGAACATGATAAAAATCGAGGTAAATATATCTCAATAAAAAATggagagtttgttattttaatagaataaaaatgtcaaaattaatattttaatagaataataataaatttagagattttgttatttgatgttattgaaaaatagttagttaaatttataaaagtggattttctaattaaaatttGGCTAAACTTTAGTTAGGCAACTATTGGTGCACTCAGATCTTgtctttttaactttcatattttaCTATCTATTACTAAATATTCATTAAGAATTGTAAGATATATTTTTCAGGTTTAagtcataaaattaaacaaattctaaatattttaataaaattttgtgatAATTTCTGCTTTAAACTGCCATGATTAATCATCATAGGCTGTCCAAACCCAGTTCTAGATAAATCTTAGTAGATTGGGAGAGAGAAGTGCAAATAAAGTGAAATAAACTGGGAATTACTTTAGTTTAGATggtgaaagtattttatttaatattatctcattattataatttttttaaatttttatataaaatataataaataatttaattttaaattttaaaataataataatattaaaaaataatattttattatatttttaacttttattttaatccatctcattttaattcaattcaattcatcatCCAAACGGACTCGGTATCAGAACGTTCAGTAATAAATCCTGAGGTCAATGGATCGGTTCCTTAAGTATAATCATATATCCTTTACGGTCATTTTTAATGAGCATCTTTAGACGGTTAGATATAGGTAAGACTGGTCTAAAGAATTCTCTCTTCCTTCCTCCAGGTAATGTGTGGGAAAAAAGTGGGCCccattttgagtttatttatttttattttttttataaacattttgAGTTTATTAGTCGGACCTAAATGTATGATTATTCCTTCTTTATCCAACTGCCATTTTTTCCTGCGGCGAGGGAGTTATGTTTTAgataggaaaaataatatttgtacttcttttgaaataaatgaataaacctaaaatttaaatgaaattttatttagtagtaaatcttattttttttaaaaagaatgcacACTGCTCGgatatcttaaaattatatataatattattctttagaCAATTGTAAGTGAGACGGCCTTGTCTCTCTCTCAGGTGTATTGAAAATGGTGTATGCATGGGACATAACATATACAAAAATGCTTAATTCGGAACCCAAATAAATAGTGTCTcgaataagtttttttttaacttagtggttaagaaaatattttttaatgatgtcgtgattgttttttcaaaaaaaatgtttatgatgattaaaaaaatacatgaaaaaaaaaagaaaagaaaaatgaaaaattgaaatacacTATTCGGTAACTATTCGGGACACAATTTCGGTGACTGTAGCACCGCTCTAACATATAATAGCACGATTAATGatagaaacaatttttttacaatgcCATTACAAAAGGAgagcaggttttttttttttttttttttcaatcaaatcttattactattttataatttatttcagtAAATAGCCCCCAtttgaaaaaaccaaaaaacaaaaaagtgaaaagtaTTGTGACTATTGTCTATTCGTCATTTTCCTCAAGAGGGTTGCTATGGAACAAAGAGCGGTAGTTTGGGAATAGCCTTGCTCCTCTCGAGCACACCTTAATTTCAACGAcaataatgaaatgatattaTCATCTGATGAACAACATTTTCTAATCGAGGACCATCTAGTCTAGAAGGCTTAGTTCATTGCGAGGTTATTACAAGATTTATGATTGACCAAAAACCATATGTTTCTAGTCATACATATAACAAGATATAGTCACATACACTGATCATAAGCTAAAAGGAGGAGAAGTCGATCGTTACAGGTATTAAGCTCAATTTATAATCCCTCAATTTGTGTATCCTACAAGCCAAATGGCCACTAAAATCAGGCTGAGACACATGAAGGAAAGACAAAATAAAAGTTAGCCGGAAGTGTCCGACACTGATGAATGAATTGAAAGAAATTCCCCAACAGGAACCAGCACTGATTTATGTATCCGATTGGACATTACGACAGTGCCAGCATTATAATGACAAGGTGAGAAAAATCTCCTCTTATTCaaatttgaggaagaaaaagatgCGTGCCATGAATGAAATCTGAGAAAGGTGCTTACTTTTGGCTTTCTACTTTGGCTCGAAACTTCTGTTCTAACACAGATATCTCTGTCTCGAGGCTGAACATTCTATTAAGAGCATGCATATTCTCGAGGGTCTCGCTCAGTGTCCGGCTGTCACTCCCATCACATCTCAGATGCTGCATGGGACCATGAAGGAGCTTGTTCACTATACCACGGCTAAGATCCTCCACAgctttccttgttttttttggAATGTCGTCACCCATCTTTGACAAGCATTTTTCTAGCTCCGCCATTCTTATTCTTTCAGCATAAGCCCTCAATTTCTTAATGGTAGGAACAGTCTCCAATGAATCCCTCCACGCTTCAAATTGTTTTGATTCCTCAGCAATAATTGCTTGCGCTTCCATTGCTTTCCGAAGGCGATCCTCTTTATTGGCAGCAACAACCTCCTTTAGGTCATCGACATTGTAAACTCGCACAGTTTCAATATCTGCAACACATGAGCTGACATTTCGAGGAACAGAGATATCAACGAAGAGCCTTAAACCCCCAACTTCTGGGCCAACAGGGGGAAGATCCTCAACATGCTCTTTCAAAAGTAATGGGGCTTTGGACGCGGTGCTGGTGAACACGACATCAGCTTCAGCAGCACAAGTTAGCATTTCTTCAAGGGGTTTGTATGTTATCTCAACATTCGTTAACTCTTCACGGATGGCTGCAACTCTCTCCTCAGTTCTATTTACAACCACCATCTTTGTGCAACCTTTTGCTGCCAAGTGTTTGATCACAAGCTTCCCCATCTTACCTGCTCCAATAACCAACATTTTTGCTGTAGCATGTGAGGATTCAGGAAGCTTCATTAAGGCAAGCTCAACAGCAGCAGAACTAACAGAAACTGCCCCGGCAGCAATGTTAGTTTCAGTCCTAACACGCTTTCCCACTGTTATTGCATGCTTGAACAGCCCACTAATGTTCCTCCCAAATCCAACAACTCCTTGCCCAACTTTGACAACTTGTTTAACCTGAGCAAGAATTTGACCTTCCCCAAGGACAAGAGAGTCGAGACCTGCTGAAACTTCAAAAATATGCTGGGTAGCATCTTTGTTATAAAGCAGAAACTGATGTTGACAGAGCTCTGAAACAGGGATCCCACTGGTCTGCCAAGGAGAAgcaagaatatttttttcaaatataatcaaattcatgatcatgAAAATGCAATAGGGTAGGACACACTCCTTCTAAACAGTGTCACACACCAATCACTGTGTTAACCCTCTATCTCAATCCATGAAAAGTCCGCAAACAACATGGATGAACAGTAAGTCACTAATGGGAAGGTGAAAAAACAGCAGGTCAATAATAAGAGGAAAATCATTGCAAAAAAGAAACCACTGGGACagattgattaaaaaatggTCCAAAAGTTTTTGCATGACAGATCTTGATCAGAAGGCTATCTACAACACGTTTTTCATTAGCAGCATTTTAAATTGACCAATCCATTTGTGTTTGTCACTACCAAACCAGGATATTTACAATTTCGGTGGTCTTCACTCTATAAACCAATCCTAGTATTGATCAAGAGAGGGATAGGACCTTTGACATCCATTCAGTCACTTCTTTGACACCGCGATGCTGTGAAAGGGCTAAAACATATATCTCCATTCTATTGCAGGTGCTAAGGACAGCAGCTTCTTCTATATGATTTAAACTACACAGCTCCCCAATGGCTCTAGGCCACTCTGCTTCTGGAATGGCAAGTTTCTCACGCATCTCAACTGGGGTAGTGTGAACACTAAGTCCAATTACCACAATGCTACTCCTTTCTTTTGTATATCCTGAAAAAACaattgcacagttcagaaaagCCATATTTCTTAAAGCTTTTAACGAATTTTATTCCCAAAAGCACTGCGAAATTCTCAAtagaacattaaaaaataaaagaataagcGATCTCATTTCTGGCATAAGTAGAAATCATGCACTGAGAGTTACACACATATCCCGCATTAATCActgaaaatatatcatatataagtTTACATGACACTCGAACTCAACCGATCACATGATCAAAACTTTGTGAATTGAGACCTATATTTACTGAATCTTAATTCTTATCACAAATGCTTGGAAGTGCTTACAAAAAAATTCTTGGATTTTGAAACTTATTTGTGCACAGCCCCCGTCCTGAACGTTTAATGTTACCAGTAACTGAAAAGGATGCAGAAGAAAACTCTATTTAATTGGCTAAGCTATTAACATTTCTCGACATCTAATTAAATCATCCATGACTTAGCAACTGTATCATCAACATTCTGATGATTTCTCCACATgtaataaaatcatcaatttccATATGCAAAGACAGGTGGTTATGTCCTAATAATCGAAAGCTTACAAATCATAAAGGAACATTAAACTCTTTCGAAGCTATTACggtaaaaaaagaagaaagagatgaaCGGGAGCTATTACTGTCAGCAGCAGAGATCTTGAGCTGTTCAAGAGCGGACAGCTTATCGGTCTGAACAAAAGCATCTGAGGCAGCAACCTCGCACCTAACTCCTCTCTGAATCAAGGTTTTTCTGCTCCAAATGGGCTTACAAAGAATGGGAAGCTTAGAGGAAGGCGAGGCCCTTGAAGACAGCGCAGATTTCAGGAACGGAGCCTCCAATTTGGCACCGGCAAAGCTGGTCGTCGAGAAAGCCATCGCGTCAGCCTCCAAGAGCCAAAACCCAAACCCTAGAACTCtgaactcagagagagagagcgtgagatGGAGATAAAAGATTGAGCCCTTCAGAAGAAGAGAATGTGATCGTTGAAACAGGGCGGGGGGCTTTGGTTAGTTGGGGGTAGAAAAAGTGAACATGGGGCGTCTCTGACCATCTTGTCTGGTCcggaataatttatttatttacttatttatttaatttaggAGAAATTATGATATGGGGTTATATAATTCATTATCTTCTcgtcatatataatattaggcgataagtttataaataaaatataataaataatttttaattctttaatatctcgttataaaataataaaaaagtaataataattaaaatgatgaatacGCATTACTCGGATTATATCATATGGGAGGTGAATGGCAGCAAGGAGTCTGGGAGTTTGTCGTCTCTTTGACTTCTCATTGATCCATGCACCACACGGTTTTTTCCACACGGCACACTCCTTTCCCACGCTCTCTTTTAAGATTATTaatgtgacaaaaattatattcatcttAATTCTCATAATGTTTCCATCCTTCGGTATAAGATGATaagttcataaataaaatgtaataaataattttcaatcacataataccatattatataatgatagaagttgagatgatgagtaacattactcttaatattattatgcacttcatttatataattattctattaatATGTCATTATCGTgggatttatttaaatatatattcaaaacaaaatattccttttatatttgcattttttattattttttttaataagacgCGTGGTATCACATGGTAGTTCGATATCAATATAACAAAATGAGTGGTATAACTGAGAAGacatagtatcatttttcttttcttaaaatatgtTCCAATTACATATAGGGTGTTGCTGCTCAGCTTGAACATTTTACCTCTTCAAAATTATCACTAGtgcaattgtattttttttcaaacattttttaatcatttttaaacattttaaaaaaaatacacaaattcactaatagttactttcttaattattaagaaataaaatacataaacggtcaaaatgagggaaccacttagcatttttcttacatataacttgaaaatttctattttacCTCACATTTatagaatgagatgaaaataagatgcagtatagtatataacattaatGGATCTGATATAACGTAGATCTTCTTTTTCGAATAAATGATCTCGAGCATCTGCCCAAAAGCAGTTGGGGTTCATCATCTTCTCACAAATCTTACTTAAAGTTTGTTTGTCTTGTAAATTAAGGTATAACACTTTagatgatctttattttttggacaaaaaaaagtccttaaaaatatgaaaaatgatataagaaCAATTATACTATGATTTGTTTACTactaactatataaaaaaaaattattattttatttattttgaactgCTGCAAGtacagaaaattttgaattaaagtagaaaatattaatattttaatgtatagGTGTAAATTAAATTGTAATATAATTAGTGGTATATCATTGTCCTTCTTTTATTTAGACTGGATTAAGGCCGGTAAATCATAAATGtagtaaaatttgaaattcatagTCGGTGTTCAAAATTCCCTTCCATGGATAGGGACAAACCTCGACAATGATAGGAACTGGTGCTACAACCAAAAGAGAGTATCAAACTATCAATGTTCCTTTGATTCTTCTAACTTGTCCGGATGCCCTTCCTTTTTAAAGGGCATGGACAAACTTTCACaccaagttaaataaaaataaaaattattagatacaGTAATAAAGTATGTAAAACGTCACTCactctcattttaaaaaaataaataaatataaaatttatataaaaaattaatttttaataatattttttttcaaataaaatatatattacttgtaCACTATAtgattgtatttaatattattcttttaattttataatgaaTGATGTCCATTGGATTAGTTGCAGGGATCGAGACAAACCCAAATCTAGTGGTCGTGAGAGGTGCCACGGCTAATATTAGTAAAGAAAGTCAGAGACATCATTTGCAGGGAAATATAGAACACCcaaaaagtgaaggaaatcaCATAAAAAGATAAGGTGGAAAGAGAAGTGCATGGGGGACATGAGTTTGTGATGGAGATTGGCTGTTAAGATTTCAGGGCTTCTGTTCGCCACAGCTTTAAGGAGATGGTCGTGGAGAATAAATATACCCCACATCTTAGGGCATGTATCTTTATGATCTTTTAGGTACCAATGCAGTatagttattctatttttaaattaatttgtagaaaatatcatccatataatttaaatagtaaaaattgatttataagatttaaattttaaaatttatctttcaaatcaaattatgtcatgtaatcattttattatgtatGTTCTACGCAACGGCatgataatagaatttttcatagaGACAACGTGGCATGCAATGTTATCATTCTCAATAGTATAAATTAGTGCGACACACTTTAAGTGCATTTATAGGAcaataatttatatgaaaagtCAATCCAAATGCGATGTATCAATTAGTATGATTAACAATGACAAAATTCATGATGCGGAATTTCTACGGTATCATGTGATATAATTCTTATAGAAAAATAAGGACTTCTagaaataaaaatgtgattAACAATAGACAAGTACATGATATGAGACCTGCATGCATGGTACTGTTAATTAGTTATATGACTGAAAGATCATATTTGGAATGTTAATAAGAAATCGATCGAGATGttcacatacatatatatatatgtaattgaaAGTGATCAAAGacaatattatagttataaatacaAGGATTCAAAGAAAGCTGAAACCCCATCTGAACTAATCACATCTAAACTCTAATTATGGTCATAATTAATAGATCAGTTCTTTGAAATCAATATAAATTGTAGGAAATTTTCctctcaaataatattatatctcaTTCATTGTATAATGGATGATGCTACTGGGACCGATATTTTTACCGAtaagtgcattctttttttctaaagaatacataaactcaataatattcacttacttaatcactaagaaaaaagattaaaaaaaaaaaaatccgtctCGGTCATCTATCAGTTCAAACAACATCATCCTTGTATAATAGTTCATACTCAATGCAGGgtattacaataaaattatacaaatgaTCTGTGTCTATACAAAAcgaattttcttattttgtataataataaattacgtATTAAAATTAATATCGATTTTTTCATAACCTTAAAAGCAATTAATATTATCGATcgttacaataaaattaaataaaatcccAACATTCTTGCCGTGATGCTGAagagtgcatgcatgcatgcctatCTACAATTACATTCATTAATGTCAGCCTAATTAAGTGcacttttaaaattcaattttatggTACTGCATGCATCTAATCCAATATTGTGATATATCtgaatagaaaatttatttataaatcttattttttatgcacTCTCTTGATATAGAAATTTTTAGCATCAGCTATATTAAAATATGACCggtgttttattttcttaaaattataacaaatccCATGTGTGTTAACATATCGACTTATGAATAACAAAACTTATATCTGAATGATGAATAATTCTTACATGTGTCAATGCAATGAAAATTAATTACGGTTTTCAACTTTCAACgcttatttaaaactatttcatttcatctcaccatccaaaccgcacctaaaACTTTCCCATTTCCATATCTCAGTACATGAATGGTGCATTCCAAGATAAGTGCACAACTTGCTCCCTACATTAGTTTTGGgcaaatcttttcttttgtttcaaacATAAACCATATTCAAGAAAGGAATTATTCATGACTTTCGGGCATAAACCTACTTTTTCCAATTCATCGATCATGGGGACATTGTGTTTGGTGTATAACGTCTGAACATTGGAAAATCTCTACATTTCTGCAAAATGAACATGAAAGATCATTGCCATGTTGTTTTtacttatacatatatatatatagagagtaatGCTGCAtacatttatcatatatataaccATACGTACGTGTATTTTAATACTTTCTTTGGGTGACTTTAGGCAGTTCCTCACGTATATGCATGAATATAGCCTTGGAGTATGGATTCAGTCAtctttagatttatttattttttcaagggTTTGATGCATAATTGGCAAAGGACACTCAATATTTatgcttcgtttgttttcaccgACAAtattagatgaattgagattaaagttaaaaattgaataaaatattattagaatttatatttttaatattatttttattttagaatttaaaaaaattaaattatttattttattttatataaaaaattgaaaacgtTGTAACGACTATACTGTCAATTGTTTTAACTAAGGCTGCTGTTAGGGTTTCATGTGTTCCTAGTTTAGGCTCTTGCAAGGTTGTTGTGTACGTGTCCTCTGTTGGTAGAGGAGTTTGATGTAATTAATTACTAAAAAGACTACTCTATCGCCTCAAATGTACCGCTCGGTTTGATCGttcggtattttttttttatttaatgataaaggaagtgattttaaatgtattgatatatttttttattttttaaaaatatttaaatacattaaataaggggaatagaaaaatgaaaaaaaattgcttttgcAACTAATGATAATGTTAAAGAATAATCTCATATTGCCTGTAGATAAGGTCTTGtgcatgtttataagaaatgaacaatcatctcttgtagAACCAGTTTTAATGAGGTGAGTTAAATCcatgaattttttcatggtatcagagcctgaCACAGGACGAATGGGAGCCCACACTACTTACTCCGTGACAAGAACCAGGAAAAATACTGACCTGCACGTGAGGGAGGGTGTTAAAGAATAATCTCACTTGTGGATAAGGTCTTGGACAGGTTTATAAGGAATGGACAATCTTTTCTTgtagaaccggttttatgagatgaattaaactCATGAATTTCTTTAAGTAACACCGAGTGGTGCTACTCGGGCGACAAAGTAGCACCGCTCAATTAATTACATTGTATTATACTAGTACTATTTTCTGGACTAATACATATATTGTcttgtcccaaaaaaaaaaaaaaaaaaaattctaacctCCAAATATATACTGAAAGTAAAATTATGGAGAATAGGTTGAACGAATGTTACAGctgttaaataagatttatgTGACACTAATTGTAAATTGACGATACGAGGATTGTGTCTGACTATTGGAAGTCAGAGATTTATCTTGAAAATGGTGGATTCTAAGAGAAAATATACCGTACACACTACTACTATGacaatatttgattttcataccaagtttaaaattaaattctcttaaaaataaaatcttgtccAGTTAGTAATGTGAAAAGTGTGGCTTACAAATATAAGTTTTCTTAATTCAAACAAACACATACACTCCATTTAATATGTTGTCAAAAAgcggcctcatttgttttcaagaaatttttcaacttatctcatttcaattcatcttattattataatttttttaaattctcatacaaaataaaataaataatttaattttttcaaattttaaatttcaaataatattaaaaaaatatattttaataatattttattcaattttttaattttaattttaattcatcttatcttatctcatctgtaaaaacaaacaatgtAAGTAGTAAAACATCACATAAAGGTGTGTCAAAATAAACACCACACAACTAGAATTCGCCATATTATATTATGAAGTATCGGGCCCAAGCCCAAACATAATTAAAGGCTAGGCTACCACATATCTGACTTGAGCTGGGCCCTTTAGAAGATAGTATGAATATCACTATTGAAGTGGCTCACACGCAACATGAACCCAGCCCAAGCCCAATAAGGTTtctatttctctatatatatatttaaaataaattattaacttATCTcactctttatatattttactaaaaaattacaaaaaaaaaaaaagttatttctctatgtgtcagttattaatatactaaaaattataaaattttaaattttaaaaaaatctttctcGTTAATCAATTCGCCTCTGCTCTATAAAAAGGTCTCCGTTCCGACTGCGATTTTGTCGACAAACGCGTCTTGGgccattaataaaataaattttataaataaaattataaataaaatgtaaatatatgTAACGCACTCTTTACCAATAAGGGTTAGAATTAACTATCAttaaaatgagtaatattataaacTAAGGCATGCTATATTGATATTACTATTAAATCAGACGAACAAAGATTTTGGTTGAGATGCTGATGGAAGAGCGGcgtagtttttatatatttttttaaaattttagaaaatatataaattttgggATGCGTGTACTTTTTTATGACGTTGGCTTCCTTCGGTGGTGGGCAGAAGAAACCGGTGGGTTGTAGCCAAGTACTGTTCTGTTGGCTTGAGTTTGGGATATTGGTTTGGCGGTGAAAGACGGAGATGGCCGGGTGCTCAGTGACGGAGATTTAGGAAA from Juglans microcarpa x Juglans regia isolate MS1-56 chromosome 4S, Jm3101_v1.0, whole genome shotgun sequence carries:
- the LOC121262905 gene encoding glutamyl-tRNA reductase 1, chloroplastic-like, with product MAFSTTSFAGAKLEAPFLKSALSSRASPSSKLPILCKPIWSRKTLIQRGVRCEVAASDAFVQTDKLSALEQLKISAADRYTKERSSIVVIGLSVHTTPVEMREKLAIPEAEWPRAIGELCSLNHIEEAAVLSTCNRMEIYVLALSQHRGVKEVTEWMSKTSGIPVSELCQHQFLLYNKDATQHIFEVSAGLDSLVLGEGQILAQVKQVVKVGQGVVGFGRNISGLFKHAITVGKRVRTETNIAAGAVSVSSAAVELALMKLPESSHATAKMLVIGAGKMGKLVIKHLAAKGCTKMVVVNRTEERVAAIREELTNVEITYKPLEEMLTCAAEADVVFTSTASKAPLLLKEHVEDLPPVGPEVGGLRLFVDISVPRNVSSCVADIETVRVYNVDDLKEVVAANKEDRLRKAMEAQAIIAEESKQFEAWRDSLETVPTIKKLRAYAERIRMAELEKCLSKMGDDIPKKTRKAVEDLSRGIVNKLLHGPMQHLRCDGSDSRTLSETLENMHALNRMFSLETEISVLEQKFRAKVESQK